In Brachypodium distachyon strain Bd21 chromosome 2, Brachypodium_distachyon_v3.0, whole genome shotgun sequence, one genomic interval encodes:
- the LOC104583022 gene encoding uncharacterized protein LOC104583022, whose protein sequence is MAAMISIGIIFFFFLRPTAASARGGSVPPVIVSTCAAVSKASLSTRYDDCIHMLSSSPSTASAADARGLAIAAANLTAVRVASTLAVLDNLMVALQYCVADYEEMQGSAAGAVDDLLHGADARNLDLLSKLRTSSFQPAFCDLAFMESNTDKDPMEAENLENEKLSWLAYSIAEVLRT, encoded by the coding sequence ATGGCGGCGATGATATCCATTggaatcatcttcttcttctttcttcgtCCGACGGCAGCTAGTGCACGCGGTGGCAGCGTTCCACCGGTCATCGTCTCGACGTGCGCCGCCGTGAGCAAGGCTAGCTTGAGCACACGATACGACGACTGCATCCACATGTTATCGTCCAGCCCGTCCACCGCCTCTGCCGCCGACGCCCGCGGGCttgccatcgccgccgcgaACCTCACCGCCGTCCGCGTCGCGTCCACGCTCGCCGTCCTCGACAACCTCATGGTGGCGCTGCAGTACTGCGTCGCCGACTACGAGGAGATGCAAGGATCCGCTGCCGGCGCGGTTGATGACCTCCTCCATGGCGCCGACGCCAGAAACCTGGACCTGTTGTCCAAGCTCAGGACCTCCTCGTTCCAGCCTGCCTTTTGCGACCTTGCATTCATGGAGAGCAACACCGACAAGGACCCCATGGAAGCCGAGAACTTGGAGAACGAGAAGCTGTCCTGGTTGGCCTACAGCATCGCGGAGGTGCTACGTACCTAA
- the LOC100821304 gene encoding metallothionein-like protein 2, producing MDGPRRRPRRQRSTVVDGGSPLSLLYEHHPQQSRADQSTKLANSSSSSDPFCVLIFYIVQSTMSCCGGNCGCGSGCKCGNGCGGCKMYPEMMAQEATTSQTLVMGVAPPATKQAGFEAAGAENGGCKCGDNCTCNPCTCK from the exons ATGGACGGTCCACGTCGCCGTCCACGTCGCCAGCGATCCACGGTCGTGGACGGCGGATCCCCGCTCTCCCTGCTCTATGAACACCACCCccagcagagcagagcagatcAAAGCACCAAATTGGCAaattcctcttcttcatcagATCCCTTTTGTGTGCTCATCTTCTACATCGTTCAATCGACCATGTCGTGCTGCGGAGGCAACTGCGGGTGCGGGTCCGGCTGCAAGTGCGGCAACGGCTGCGGAGG GTGCAAGATGTACCCGGAGATGATGGCCCAGGAGGCGACCACCTCCCAGACCCTGGTCATGGgcgtcgcgccgccggcgaccaagcAGGCGGGGTTCGaggccgccggagccgagAACGGAGGCTGCAAGTGCGGGGACAACTGCACCTGCAACCCCTGCACCTGTAAGTGA